A region of the Hirundo rustica isolate bHirRus1 chromosome 5, bHirRus1.pri.v3, whole genome shotgun sequence genome:
ggaaaaaaaaccaccaggaaattttttcatttctctttcaggGAATTGCCACATCCTTGGGGATTATGGCAGACATCTTTTCTTCCATGAATGAGCAGGATTATGCACGCTTTAAAACCAATGCTGACATCGACCTGGTGAGacttggtttggggtttgtgtgtgtggattCTTCAGGTGGTTTCAAATTCACCCAcacttttcctctcctgtgctgAGAGGGCTGAAGAAACTTCCATTGCTCCCAGTGAAAAAGTTCAGTCGCACCTAGATGGGAGAATGCCTGGGTTCGGGAAAAAGAACATATTAAGGGTATTTTATAGAGTGTatatatttagaatatttatAGAGTCAAAAGTCACGTATCCATGGTAAACCTTAGCAAAAAGGGTTTGCAGAAACAGACCAGGCTGCTGTTTAAGATCTGATTGTCCCTGCCTACCAGGCCCCGTATATTTGGAAATAAAGTCCTTGAGTTGAGGTTTTTCctcatgtttgttttccttttcttttatttcatcagAGCCTCCTGCGGGAGTTCAGCCACCGCTTGTTATCGGCGGCTGAGGCCTGCAAGCTGGCAGCTGCCTACAGCCAGTACACCCCCCTGTTTGTCCTCACGGCCGTGGTGAGTGTTACTCCTCCCTCTGGAAGTGGAATCCGTGCAGGGGAAGAGTGCAGGCTGCTAAATTTGGCTCTGACATGGCTTTCGAACAGTGCATCCCACGGGGTGTCGTGTGTGTGTGGAGGGTTTGGTTGGTTATATGGGGTATACGTTGCTCTGAACTGCAATCAGGAAAGCTGTCCACAGGGTGAGGATGGGCtttccagccctgggagtgCTGCTTCTAGAACTACAGCTGTAtttcaaagggaagaaaagagaaagtttactccaggaaacacagcagcaggcagtTAGAGCCCAGCTTTGTCTCAAATCGTTTAAGGGaaagaaacatgtttttaattCCATCATTCCTCTTTGATCCCTTCCCAGAACATCCGTGGGATGTGTCTGCTCTCCTACAGTCACTCCAAGGACTGTCCCCCGGAAAAGAGAGAGTTCTACTTGTCTGAAGCCAAAGAATCCTTTGAGATCGGGCTGCTCACCAAGGGGGAGCAGAGTGCCGTCACCAGcaagcaggagctgcacagtTTCATCAAAGCTGCCTTCTGCCTCGCCACCGTGCACCGATGGCTCTACGGAGAGAGCCAGGAGCTCCGGGAGGTCACTCAGCTGTGCAGGGAAGCCCTGGGAAAACTGTACTCCTACAGCACCTTGCTGCCAGAGGAGGAAGATAAGGGGACGCTTGCCAAAGAGATCATGTCTCTGATCGCGTCCGTGAAGAAGCGCCTGCGAGTGGGAAGCTTCCAGAATTCCGATGCCAGGTCTTATGTCCCAGACAGTTTTAAAGGCTCTGTACAAAAACCTGTCCTGCAAAGGGAAACCAGCTTTGAGAAAATCCTTGCCAAGCATTCCCAGCATCACCTGTCAGTGTGCCAAGTGTTTGAAAAATCTTGCAGGATTCGTAAAACCACACCGGGAGAAATCCAGGTGGGAGCTTGTATCACAACCTTGAGAACAGAGACCAAAACCACGGACACTGTGTGTACTACTGAAGACACAGTTCaccacaggagaggtgctgtgAAAATCCTGAACTCACCaacagcaggaagcagctcAGAGGGACTCAGTGGCCGGAAAAATCACGACATTGGCTCCGGTGTGATGAAAATTTCCTTCGAAGAAGAGGTTGAGccattagaaattaaaataagcagCGAAAATGATGTCTTCAGCAGAGGGCAAAACAGGAGCCAAAGCACTACTTCTGAGAACTCTTGGTGCAAGCTGTCTCAAGCTGGTTCCTCTTCCAGCTGGGAGGAGCTAAGCTGTAACAGCAGCAGAGAGTCTCTCAGGGACGGGCAGCAAGGGGAGAAAGCCTCAGTGGAGCGGCAGTGCTGCACCACAGAATCCAATGGAAACGGTCAGGATGCGCCCTTGTGCTCATCACCTCCCAGGGCCTGGCCTCCTGCTCCTTGGGAATCCCTCCGTGGCTGTGGGGAGTCTCCTCAGCATTCCTTCCAGGGGTGTGCATCTCGAGCAGGGAGCATGGTGGAGAAGGAGTGTCTCTGTggaggggagctgcaggagggaagaCACCATGGAAGGAgctcttcagaaaagaaagcaaaagactCAAACAATGtgtttccttccctctccatctctTACGCTGTTCCtacagggcaggaggagcagaaattcttttcctgtgaggagctgagctgcaggaccaaggacagcagcagggagggaggcgTTGGTCTCTTGGCGTGGGCGCGCCCAAGAGAACCTGCAGATAGCGCTGGGGATCCCTCCTTGGAGGCACAGCCCCCCCCAGACAGGGGCACTTCTGTACCATCAACAAACACCGGGGCAGAAACGGGCAGTAACTCCTCCGTGTGTGAGCGGGTGAGGAAATCTGCCGTGCTGGGGGACAGATCGCTCCAGGTGCCTCTTGTTGACCCTCAGGCAGAAACAGTAGATGACGCTGAATTTGAGCTCATCGGTGTGGGAGACTTAGTAAATAACCATCCTACAGCACTGGCTCCAAAGCATGAAGCAACTCCCAGTGTGCCAACAGCTTTGCCCTCCTGGGAAAAGACGTCCACAACCAAGCACTTTGACTGTGCCACTACAGAGGAAGGTGAAGAGAACTCTTGGGATGTGGTCAGCAGCAAGAGACAatccagctcctctctgagttcATGGATCAAATCAGCACAGATGCCCACGAGCTCCCCCGAAGGTTCAGTCCCAAGGGGAAGCGGCTTTGCCTTCACGCCTGGGAGAATGAAGGAAGAGATCCTGGATGCTCGGGTTCTGAGGGATGATGATTACAAGCGGCTTCTGGCGGGGGTGGAGTATAATTGGCTTGTCCAGAGACTGATGCCTACTGGGATTTTTAGGACCAAAGAGCTTCACAAAGCATACTGTGAGTTCCCACACAGCAGCGGGTGCCTCCACAGAGAGCAAGCTTGACTCAGGCTTTTTAACACAATATTTTAGTCAGCATTTattaggatttaattttttattgctttctacCCCGGTACTTTAGTTTAGAATCCACATGCCAGCCCTGAAAACTGTTTAGGATAATGATCATTTAGTTAATCATAAATAGCAGGTCGTCCTCAGCACAGGCTCAGAGCAGTCCTGTGGATTTCTCCCTTTTACCTGTGGTGTTTTCTTTGTCGTAGCTGCTCTTCTTCTGAAATACTCCAAGAAATCCGGGCTGTGGACAGGCCAGGAGACAGCCGTGTTCATCGGGGACTACCTGAACGTGGCCAAGGAAGGCAAGCAGAGAAATGCCTTTTGGATACACTTCCTGCACCAAGAAGAAAGCCTGGGAAGGTATGGACCTAGCAGTTTCCTGAAACAAAGTGTTTAACAATGCTGCTTATTTGTAAATACGGATTAGAAAGATGTCTGGTAAGGTTTGCTGTAGCGAGAATATTTTATGGCTTTCCCAAATGTGTTGGACGTTTTGGCAATCTTTCCCGCCACTCCATTAATTTCTAGGAAGGAAAGGCTGCTTTACTGTTGTCTTCTAACAGCTAATTACAGAGTTCAGATCATTACTAGAAGTGGCTTATGAATTATTATGGATGGAGAACAGTATTTTAATACCTCTGAGTCAGGTCTCCCTTCAGGGTTAAGAAAAGTTGAGTTTAAACATCCCAGTGTTATGAAACCCCCATCCCAGGATTTGATTGGTAATTTTTCACCTCTgtgagacagaaaataaaagacttCCACCCAGTTATAACCACAGCTATTTTAAATGCATCACTCACAGGTGGATTTGCTTCTGACgagttctgctctgctgtgaggtATCACAGCATCCAGAACAAACACCGCTCCAGACACTTCTCCTTTTGTTCAGGTATGTTGGGAAGgaatacaaagaagaaaaaggactccTCCATCACTTCAGTGATGTGGAGCGACAAATGACCGCGCAGTACTACGTGACAGAGTTCAACAAGAGGCTGTATGAGCAGAAGGTCCCTACCCAAATCTTTTATATCCCCTCTGCAGTGCTCCTGGTAAGGACCGTCTTGTAGGCAATTCCAAGGAAGGGTGTCTTGGCTCCATTATAGTAGCAGTAAGGCTGTCTCCTTTCAGATACTGGAAGACAGAACTATAAAAGGGTGTGTGAGTGTGGAGCCCTACATCCTCGGGGAGTTTGTGAAGCTGTCCAACAACACCAAGGTAGTGAAGAATGAGTACAAAGCCACGGAGTACGGCCTGGCTTATGGCCACTTCTCCTACGAGTTCTCCAACGGAACTGACGTCGTCGTCGACCTTCAAGGTGCGTATGATGGTGATGTTTGTGCCTTTCACACTCAGCTTCTAGCCCACAGGTATCTTTGGGGTattcatttcattaaaattcatcATGTGTCTCATAGGGTTGTGATTTTGCAGCCGTAGGTGGGAACTGGGAATCGCTGAGGTGACATGAGCAGAGCAAGGGCCAGGCCAGGCAGAGAGTCCTGAGTGTGGTAATAAAAAGGCTGTTTGACATCAAGATGTAAGGGGTTTGATATCAAGATGTACCATTTCTTCCACAGGCTGGGTGACAGGTAACGGGAAAGGCCTCATCTACCTCACAGACCCCCAGATTCATTCCCTCAATAGCAAAGACATCTCACGCTCCAACTTCGGGAAGAAAGGAATTTACTACTTTTTTCATGATCAACACGTGGAGTGCAACGAGATCTGTAGCTGCCTGTCTCTGACAAGGCCCTCGGTGGAGCTGCTGGCTTAGACTGGCACAGGTCAGTCCACAGGATGACCTGAGGGCTGGACACTCTTTTACCCTACTTTTACCCTACGCATCTTTGGGAGCAGGTTGTCCAGCAAGGCAGCGAAAAGCTGCCTCCATTTCCCAttctccccttcccccctccccacaaAGCCCCAATGTCCTGCTGCCCCCCAGTGCTGGGATCATTTCTTTGGAGAGATTTTCTCCATGAGAAAGGGAGCATAAATTTCCACAAAAAGATGGGTCCCCAACAGACTTTGCTTTAACAAAACCATCCCCTTTTgtttctgcagccagcagagatTTTTAGGCTTTTGTCCCCGCGTTTTAGCAATGCTATTGTATTCTAGGTGATGTTCGTGCCGAGTTGTTTGGAAAGATGCCCTATCCCTGGGCCAACTGATTAGAACTAGGTGtaaagagggagaaggaagaggaaaaaaaaaaaaaaattaaatctctttATTATGGTGCATAAACCTTCAGTCTTGGGGAGCTGCGCAGCTGCGCggggagaaaaatgcattcaaaACTATAATGCCAGTGTGAATAATCCTTTCCCGAGCGCTGCTCGCAGACTGCTCCAGCTTTGTCAGGTGAACTTGAACCGGGCCATCAGATTTGCGGCCGTTCCCATTGCACACTGTCTGTCACCCCGGGGCATTCACCATCTTGCCTGTTGTTAGGAGCCAGCGAACAATCCATCATTGAGCTGGGCAGTCGCCGGCTCACACAAGAGTGAAATCGGCATGTGACGGGACACTCGGCCCCAGTGTCTCGCCGATTAAAGTGATACATGAAAACTCACGTGTTACTGGGAAGATTAAACCCGTTATCTTGTTGTGCAGCCAATAAAGGCCGGCCTTGTCCTCGGCAGTGGGGAAATGCTGGCTTTAACTAAGTGACAAACGCCGCGCTCACATAGCTCCGTGCTCCGGCCAGCGAGCGCCGGGCTCCGGAGGGCAAACAAAGCTAGTTAGCAAGATCCCGGGAATTAATGGGCGGCAGAGATGCCGTGTTAAAGCCTCTCTGCAGAAGCTTTCCCTGCTCTGTAGAGacaattaaaaccaaaacaaaacctctccGACAATCTCTGCACAACAAAGTGTCCTAATGCACTGCCAGCAGCCCGCCCCGCGTTTTCCAGCTCCTTCGTgctcaaagaaagaaaaagaaaatttatttagaCATGCTCTAGAATAAATCCGTCCCTGTGAAATTTTAATACTTTgctttcttcctaatatttccACCTGGTCGCTTATTTCTTTTGTTGGTGTTAGGAGACATTTTGCCACCTCGGCTAAAGTTATAGCTACTCACAGGTAAAAGTTAGGGTCAAGGATCAGCTTGTCCTGTTCCCTGTTAAAACAGGCATGGAATCATATTCTACTGGTTTTACTCTTTACAGGATTTGGCACAATTTCAGATGTTTCAGGCACTCTGTCTTCATCCGGGGCTTGGATACTGGAAATCATGGATTTACAACCTCATTGCCTGAAGAACTGGGACGCACACGTGGCTCCGAACACACAGAGTTTAAATTACTGGTTCATGTTTGTGGTATAAATAGGGGATTATTGAGGAAATAAATAGGTGACGCTGAGGATGGAGCATATGATATTTTGACTGTAAATTTCATTTTAGAGCTACCgacaaaaaaattgcttttatttcctctggTTTCAGAATAAAGTAATTTGAACTAACAGGCGTCGGGagtactttttcctttttaaattagaaattgGAAGTTTTTATTGGAGGTTTCTGTGGTTTGTGTATAAGTAACTTGCTAccaagatgctttttgggcttGATTAATTGTAACACTCTCCAAATTCCAACCTAAATACCCGGTATAACCAGTGAGGGCCAGTCTCTACAAAATGTGTGGAACTGTGTTGTGAAATATGATCTGTAGGGACATCATGATTGAGGaaacatgaaacatttttttcctctcgcCTACACTCCAGGACTCGAGTTTACACCCTGTGTAAGTGCTGCTATAAGTCAGGCACAAAACTGGCCTGCCTGTGACAGTGGTGACACGCTTTCCTGTCCTTCAGGGAGAGTGGTTGCCTAAAGAGATTTgtccttcttccctctctgcaggTATCCAGGTGAAAGGCAGAGTCTTGTCGGCCGTGTGTCGTGCTTGCGCATCCAAGTTAGTCAATTTGATATCCAGGGAGCAAGCTGATGCGACCAAAGCCTGCTTAAAAGGTAGAGTGATTTTCTCACTCGTTTGCCAATAACTAATGTCCCTATGGAGCACTTCGGGAAAATTTTCATAGAAAAGATGCAGTGGAAAGGGAACCCCTCAGCGATCCCAACAATACAGGGCTGAGCCAAGcttgcctccctccctccctccctccctccctccctccctccctctccctccgaGCTGCAGCATCCCGGGCCGTTGCGGCTGGCAGAGAGCGGGCACGGGGTGACCCCTCCAGCTGTGAGGCAGCCCCTGCACGCAAGGCAGCACGGCCCCGCTGCCACCAACGCGGCATCAGCTGcccccagagcccagctgctggaTTCAGGCAGAGCCCCTTCCCCAGACGCAGCCCGTGCTGCCCAATCTCTTCTGCTTGGAAGAACACAGCGGCAGCAGCTTCCTCGGCATCTCCTTCCCACGGAGCAGAACCGGGATATTCGCGGCAAGGTGTTGGTGCCTGCTGCCGTCACCTGCTGCCTTAGGGAAGCCCCGGCACACGGGTGCCTCCCCCGGCTCCGCGGGGAAGCTGGCGGCGGCGTGCTGCTCTCACCCCTCTCCCGGGAGTGACACACGCCACCCTCCTTTCTTCCACTTGGATGAAATCATCTCCCCTCTTCCCTGGCTGAGCGGGAGCAGATGGGGCTGTTGGCCTCTGCAGTCGCCCGCTGCCCCGGCTCGTGTGAGCCCGCCGTGCCTccagcccccgccccgccgccgggccTGCCCGCTGCTCCCTCCCAACAGGGCTTAATCCCATTCCCTAATCCCAAAACTTCTCTGCCAAGCTGTTCATAAGGCAGAATGTTTCTCGCATCAAGAGATACCGAGTTATTAACAAATCGTTTCATGCAGGACGCTGCCGCAGGACCGGAGCATCGGCAGCACCGAGCTGGGTGCACAGGTCCATAGAGGCAGGTCCAGCATCCCGGGGGTTCCCCGGGCGGCACAGCCAGCGCCCAGGGGAGCAGGATGAGGGCAGGATCCCCCCGGCAGGGAGCAGGTGCCTTTCCTCCCTCGGTACCAGCCCAGCGCAGCCCAAACTGTCGTGCCGGCTACCGGGGCTGCCGTCCCCTCGGAGCAGGACATCACGTTAATAGAGGTTGATTTGCAAACGGCGTCGccccccccagtgccccccttTGCCTGACTCCCGCTTTTCTGCTCAATGGCACAGatgctgctttgtgctgccCAGGACCAGGCAGCTATTAGCAGCAAATCCAGCGAGGGAAATTAATGAAGGCGACTACTAATAAAAGACAGCTCAGGACAGCCCGACAAACTTGCTCCGAGCggtaattaactttttttaaaactcatgAAGGTAAATATGCCATCAGCTTTGGGCCGGGCTCTctgctttttaataaaaggaggaggaggggaggcgAGGGAGAGGGGCCGGCTGTGTGTCACAGCCGCCCCAGCAccatccctgttccctcccagaCACTGCAAAGTGACCCTCcgaggacttttttttttttttttttccctctccaatCAGTTTTAGGAGGCTTGATTTTAAGTCTGCCAGGAGTTCTGCCCCTCCTTAACCTGCATTCAGTACGAGAGGTCACGGGGATGAGCAGGCTGCTAGAATTTTGCTGGACCTGCACAACTGTTGCAGAATAGCAGGCAGAAGGCAGGTTGTCCTTGTATCCTTTTATCTTTACATGGTCAGCTTGTCAGAGCAAAAGGGTCTGTCTTAGACTTTCAAACACGAGATTTTGCCTTGTAGTAAGACAACAACCCACATCAGGTTACAGAAAAGATCCCGCTGGGATTTCTGCTTATGCCAGGGGATTGACTGCACAATAGATAATCGAGATCCTTTTTGCCCATGGGGAATGGGAATTGGGGCTACGTGGGCCAAATCCATACATAATACAGGACCAGGGGGAAGCCCAACCTGGGGCACCTGAGTAAGGCTTTAGGAAAGCTGAGTTTAAAATACGCCAGCCAGCTGAGAGCCATGTCGGGAGGGCTCTTTAACGATGGCACTGCGTGGACAGATTTATGCCCGCCGTGAAAGGCAGCGTGCGGCAGCCCTTGGGGTGCTGGTTTGGCTCCTCGTGGCCATTCTTATGCCAAGGAGGGCTGTAAACCCCCCTGGGGGCCTTCAagctgcccctccagccctgccggCGCAGAGGAGCTTTTATGCCAAAATACAATACACAGAAGGATCATAAACACATGTTCTGGGGCAAGAGGCTGCCATGGAAACCACCCCCAGGTTCCTCACATCATCCAAGGAGGTGTTTGCCCATCTTGCATCTCCTGGTCCACTTCCAGGTTGGCTGCAGCTGGCTCTGGGGACTCCCCGTCACCTCCAAAAATCAGTCTTCtgagagaaaagagggaaatatatgaaaaaaggAAACGAAGGAGAGGAATAAACTCAAATTAAGGGGCAAGAAAGGGAACTATAAACACTTCTGGCCACgttcaaatgaaaaatcagtATGAGAGTGACTGTGCTGGGTGACAAATCCAACCTCTCCGACTCAGGTTTTGCCACATGGTCCTGCCACCCCCTCCCAGCCTTGCCCCCCTCAGGCCCGTTTCCTCCGAGGGCATCTCCAACCAAGGCCAGCCTCCCCCGGGGATCGGGGAAGGTTCGGCTGGCGTGGCTCCCACCCCCAAACCTCTCCAACGCCCCCCTCCATCCTCCGACGCGTCGTGTGCTTTTTCCCACGGCGGTTCCCGTTGCCAGGGCCCAAGCAGGACGGTAACGTTCCTGCCAGCAGGGTCTGTACCTGGGATGGAGCGAAATCCCTCCAGGATGACGCGCACCTGGCAAGGAGCAGCGTCCCTCCCTGAGGACGGCTGCGGGGAGCATCCTAGTGCTGAGCCCCCCGGGATGTCCCTCCTGTTCCCGCGTGGCTCCAGCACCCAGAGGGATGTGCATCCCATCCATCCCGGCCTTTTGAAGAGCCGAAGGCACCTACTCCAGTGTCTCttaaaagagggagagaaaccAGGAAGGACAATGAGGCCCGACCAGAAAAGACGGAGAGAGCGCTCGGCTTCTTTTTTGGCATTCCTGGAGTTTAGTCATTAAAAAGGGGTCGTTAAAAGCgagtgagagtgaaaaaccCGCTCCCCACGGGCTGCCCCACACACCGCCAGCGCCGTGAAAGGCTCCCTCTTGTTTTGTTCCTCCTGGCCCGTGGCAGATTTGGGGGAACACAGCTTCATCTTGCTGGCCACATCAAAGCAGTGATTATGCAAATgctcccactttttttttttttttttttttaagggaattaTTTATCACACAATAACCCCCCTGCCAGGGGGGGAAACAATAGATCAGGCTAGATAGCACTGCTCGCCCgaggctgcggggccggggggacCCCCGCACGGTTTATTGGCCTAACCTAATTTCACTAATTCTCTCTTCACAcattttgggctttttttttttttttttcccccttttcttttttctctctctctttcaacCCCCTTCCTTTCGCGGATGTCGCTCCGAGCACTGGGTTTCACGCTCCCAGGGTCCGGAGGGCACCGGGCAGGATTCGCGTGCTgagcattttatttaattaatacaCTCAGGCGCCTCTGCTGGTTTCTAATGATTTCCAAGTGTTTGTACCCAGAAGTCACAAAGTGCTCCCGGGAGCACGGGGACGATGATTGAAGGCCCTGGGCGGCCTCCAGCATCCCCCTCCATGGTGACATCCCTGGCTGTGTGCTGTAGATGCTGAACGGAACCCCCTGGAAATGCCTGGGACCTGGAATTCATCTGGCCCTCACAGAGAGgaaattcttcctcttttagcccatacatttttttttcctcaataacATTTATATCCTACTGCCTTCTTGGTGAAATCCGTCGTCTTGAAGGGTGATAACTCTTTATCCATCCATCTTGCTTTTGCTGTGAGCATCTTCTCTACTGAGAGCCAAAGGCAAATGACCAGTAAACTTCCACTGATCttccctctctgtctctctctaaTGCTGTTTCCCAAAGAAACAGTTGCCCACGGACCCAGTGACATCAGGCCTCACTGGACCTTGGTTTCaccagagaaaaggaaaggccCAGTCCTGTAATTCCCAGTCGCTGGCACGTtaagcagaaaaagcagcaaccCCAAAGTTATGAAAATTAGagctttttatttatattttatcacAAGGACAATCCCTTTGCTCTTCAGCTGTAAATACATACTAGAATAAACTCTGTAAATTAtacaaaaaatacatattttccatgaaatctgtctttataataaataaatgtgaacACGTGTGTGGCTGATCGCTGTAATGTTCCGTGTCTGTTGAGGTTTTCAGtctgttgatttatttttaatctcctGAAAGAAGGGGGGAGTTCCTCGTCCCCTAAAGGTCGAAATAAATAATGTATGAGAAGATCCTTCCCCATTCCCCCCtcccgattttttttttttcccttttgatagAGAGTTCAGCCTAAATTTCCACGCTTGCATTCAGCCCTCACAAAGCCTACAAATTATACAATGACTTCTAACCTGGACCCCTAACAaaacaatttacttttttttttttttttttttttccccctcgcTTTGCACCCCCCTCCCGCCTATAAATCATAAGGGACAGATGGCaaagaggggaaaggggagcGGGGAAAgggggggacacacacacaaaagcccCGCGGTGACAGATCTGGGAAAACTGGACAAAGTGCACATCGGcgagaaagagagagagagagacagagagagacgGAAAGTTTGGTTTGGCAGGTGCCGTTCCCACAGCCCGCCCTGCCCTGGGAAGCGGGCAGATGCCGCCGTCGCCGCCCCggggggagccccgggagcgCCGGGCCGGGCTAGAGGCAgcggcggggcagcggcggcggcggccccggggcgaAGCGGCCCGGCCAGTGCTCGGGATCCGAGGCGGAGCCCGCGGGGCTGGCGGGCGATAAAGTGCAGGCGTACGGGGAGGCGGAGGGCGCGGGGCTGGCGGCGCCGCCGCTCCAGGAGGAGGCGGGCGAGGGGCTGCCCTCGGCGGGgaccgccgctgccgccgccccgTCGGGGCCGAGCCGCGCCGCGCCGGCCAGCCGCAGGGTCTCGGTGAGCGCCCAGATGTAGTTGTGGGCGAAGCGGAGCGTCTCGATCTTGGTGAGCTTGGCGTCCTCGGGGAAGGTGGGCAGCACGTCGCGGAGGGCGTCCAGCGCCGCGTTCAGGTTGTGCATCCGGTTGCGCTCGCGGTTGTTCGCCTTGAGCCGCCGGCTCCGCTTGATGCGCTGCGCCGTCTCCGCCGTGCGCGCCGCCCGCGGGGCGCCGCGGGACCGCCCCGGCCGCCGCTTCCCCTCCGCCCGCCGCAGCCCGCGGCCGCCCGGAGCCTCGACGGGGCGAGCCGGCGGGGCGGCgcgcagctcctcctcctcctcctcctcctcttcctcctcctcctcggcgcTGGACGGCAGCGAGGGCGAGGGGGCGGGcgagcccagccccagcagcagcagctcgtCCTCGGCGGGCGGCGCCAGGACCTCCGCCTTCACCAGCATCCTCGCTCGGCGGCTGGACGGTGCCGCACCGGGCAGCGCCGGGAAGCAGCGGGCTCGCTCTCCTCGCCTCTCCGGCGGTGCGACGGTTCGCCGGTTTGACGGAGCGGGCGGGCGgcagcggagcggggcgggggtcGTGGTGGGGGGGGAGCAAAGCGCGGGGGacgggggggcggcgggggcgcggcgcTGGCACGCgccccgggggcggcgggcgggcggcggcgggagcggcgcccGGGGCCCGTCGGGCTGCGTGTCTGGCACACGACCCTCCTTAACACCCCTTATATACCCCGCGGGGAACAATCAAACCTACCCCCGGGGTCCCCCtcgccctgcccgccccgcctGCCAGTCTTGTCGGGGGAGCCGCCGCCGTCGCCGcgccccacccccccccgccGGGGC
Encoded here:
- the ALPK1 gene encoding alpha-protein kinase 1 isoform X1 translates to MNNQGAVAALLQECQRALDTLLAAKAGTGQGQEREYRRCQALLPEELRSLLEAAKEMKWPFVPERWQYKQDLSPEDKTNLQDMISARLPDLLAYLKASILVGDCATATALVFLTDRFLYWIDASSRLLRIAKGLHRLHPGAPISPQVLIRQARLAVSAGKLLKAEYILSSLINDNGATGTWRYAEESDRILVQAVCLQIRGQILQKLGMWYEAAELIWASVVGYFKLPQPDKKGIATSLGIMADIFSSMNEQDYARFKTNADIDLSLLREFSHRLLSAAEACKLAAAYSQYTPLFVLTAVNIRGMCLLSYSHSKDCPPEKREFYLSEAKESFEIGLLTKGEQSAVTSKQELHSFIKAAFCLATVHRWLYGESQELREVTQLCREALGKLYSYSTLLPEEEDKGTLAKEIMSLIASVKKRLRVGSFQNSDARSYVPDSFKGSVQKPVLQRETSFEKILAKHSQHHLSVCQVFEKSCRIRKTTPGEIQVGACITTLRTETKTTDTVCTTEDTVHHRRGAVKILNSPTAGSSSEGLSGRKNHDIGSGVMKISFEEEVEPLEIKISSENDVFSRGQNRSQSTTSENSWCKLSQAGSSSSWEELSCNSSRESLRDGQQGEKASVERQCCTTESNGNGQDAPLCSSPPRAWPPAPWESLRGCGESPQHSFQGCASRAGSMVEKECLCGGELQEGRHHGRSSSEKKAKDSNNVFPSLSISYAVPTGQEEQKFFSCEELSCRTKDSSREGGVGLLAWARPREPADSAGDPSLEAQPPPDRGTSVPSTNTGAETGSNSSVCERVRKSAVLGDRSLQVPLVDPQAETVDDAEFELIGVGDLVNNHPTALAPKHEATPSVPTALPSWEKTSTTKHFDCATTEEGEENSWDVVSSKRQSSSSLSSWIKSAQMPTSSPEGSVPRGSGFAFTPGRMKEEILDARVLRDDDYKRLLAGVEYNWLVQRLMPTGIFRTKELHKAYSALLLKYSKKSGLWTGQETAVFIGDYLNVAKEGKQRNAFWIHFLHQEESLGRYVGKEYKEEKGLLHHFSDVERQMTAQYYVTEFNKRLYEQKVPTQIFYIPSAVLLILEDRTIKGCVSVEPYILGEFVKLSNNTKVVKNEYKATEYGLAYGHFSYEFSNGTDVVVDLQGWVTGNGKGLIYLTDPQIHSLNSKDISRSNFGKKGIYYFFHDQHVECNEICSCLSLTRPSVELLA
- the NEUROG2 gene encoding neurogenin-2 encodes the protein MLVKAEVLAPPAEDELLLLGLGSPAPSPSLPSSAEEEEEEEEEEEEELRAAPPARPVEAPGGRGLRRAEGKRRPGRSRGAPRAARTAETAQRIKRSRRLKANNRERNRMHNLNAALDALRDVLPTFPEDAKLTKIETLRFAHNYIWALTETLRLAGAARLGPDGAAAAAVPAEGSPSPASSWSGGAASPAPSASPYACTLSPASPAGSASDPEHWPGRFAPGPPPPLPRRCL
- the ALPK1 gene encoding alpha-protein kinase 1 isoform X2; translated protein: MNNQGAVAALLQECQRALDTLLAAKAGTGQGQEREYRRCQALLPEELRSLLEAAKEMKWPFVPERWQYKQDLSPEDKTNLQDMISARLPDLLAYLKASILVGDCATATALVFLTDRFLYWIDASSRLLRIAKGLHRLHPGAPISPQVLIRQARLAVSAGKLLKAEYILSSLINDNGATGTWRYAEESDRILVQAVCLQIRGQILQKLGMWYEAAELIWASVVGYFKLPQPDKKGIATSLGIMADIFSSMNEQDYARFKTNADIDLSLLREFSHRLLSAAEACKLAAAYSQYTPLFVLTAVNIRGMCLLSYSHSKDCPPEKREFYLSEAKESFEIGLLTKGEQSAVTSKQELHSFIKAAFCLATVHRWLYGESQELREVTQLCREALGKLYSYSTLLPEEEDKGTLAKEIMSLIASVKKRLRVGSFQNSDARSYVPDSFKGSVQKPVLQRETSFEKILAKHSQHHLSVCQVFEKSCRIRKTTPGEIQVGACITTLRTETKTTDTVCTTEDTVHHRRGAVKILNSPTAGSSSEGLSGRKNHDIGSGVMKISFEEEVEPLEIKISSENDVFSRGQNRSQSTTSENSWCKLSQAGSSSSWEELSCNSSRESLRDGQQGEKASVERQCCTTESNGNGQDAPLCSSPPRAWPPAPWESLRGCGESPQHSFQGCASRAGSMVEKECLCGGELQEGRHHGRSSSEKKAKDSNNVFPSLSISYAVPTGQEEQKFFSCEELSCRTKDSSREGGVGLLAWARPREPADSAGDPSLEAQPPPDRGTSVPSTNTGAETGSNSSVCERVRKSAVLGDRSLQVPLVDPQAETVDDAEFELIGVGDLVNNHPTALAPKHEATPSVPTALPSWEKTSTTKHFDCATTEEGEENSWDVVSSKRQSSSSLSSWIKSAQMPTSSPEGSVPRGSGFAFTPGRMKEEILDARVLRDDDYKRLLAGVEYNWLVQRLMPTGIFRTKELHKAYSALLLKYSKKSGLWTGQETAVFIGDYLNVAKEGKQRNAFWIHFLHQEESLGRYVGKEYKEEKGLLHHFSDVERQMTAQYYVTEFNKRLYEQKVPTQIFYIPSAVLLILEDRTIKGCVSVEPYILGEFVKLSNNTKVVKNEYKATEYGLAYGHFSYEFSNGTDVVVDLQGFGTISDVSGTLSSSGAWILEIMDLQPHCLKNWDAHVAPNTQSLNYWFMFVV